The following coding sequences are from one Eptesicus fuscus isolate TK198812 chromosome 7, DD_ASM_mEF_20220401, whole genome shotgun sequence window:
- the LOC103292390 gene encoding olfactory receptor 6C2-like, translated as MKNKTITTFILLGLTDDPQLQVLIFIFLFLTYMLSITGNLTIIFLTLMDSHLKTPMYFFLQNFALLEISFTSACIPRYLHNIATGDRSITYNICVIQVFFIDAFGVTEFFLLAMMSYDRYVAICKPLHYVTIMNNRVCGRLVLCCWTAGVLIILPPLIIIVNLEFCDSNVIDYFFCDSSPILKISCSDTWLLEQMVIACAVLAFITTLLGVVLSYIYIIKTILKFPSAHQRKRAFSTCSSHMIVVSITYGSCIFIYIKPSAKESVAINKGVTLLMTSIAPMLNPFIYTLRNKQVRQAFSDSFRRIALPSKK; from the coding sequence ATGAAAAACAAGACAATAACAACGTTCATTCTCCTTGGATTGACAGATGACCCTCAACTTCaagttctaatttttatttttctatttctcacttACATGTTGAGTATAACTGGGAATCTGACCATTATATTCCTCACTTTAATGGACTCCCACCTTAAAACACCCATGTACTTTTTCCTTCAGAATTTCGCCTTGCTAGAAATTTCATTTACTTCTGCTTGTATTCCTAGATATTTGCACAACATAGCAACAGGTGACAGGTCAATTACATACAATATTTGTGTTATTCAAGTGTTTTTTATTGATGCATTTGGAGTAACAGAATTTTTCCTCTTAGCCATGATGTCATATGATcgctatgtggccatctgcaaaccacTGCATTATGTAACCATCATGAACAACAGAGTGTGTGGAAGGCTTGTTCTCTGCTGCTGGACAGCTGGGGTATTGATCATACTCCCACCACTTATAATAATAGTAAATCTAGAATTCTGTGACTCTAAtgtaattgattattttttctgtGATTCATCTCCTATCTTAAAGATTTCATGCTCAGACACATGGCTTTTAGAACAGATGGTGATAGCCTGTGCTGTACTGGCCTTCATCACAACCCTTCTAGGTGTAGTTTTGTCCTATATTTACATTATCAAGACCATTCTAAAATTCCCTTCTGCCCATCAAAGGAAAAGAGCCTTTTCCACCTGTTCTTCCCATATGATTGTGGTTTCTATCACCTACGGGAGCTGTATTTTCATCTATATCAAGCCTTCTGCAAAAGAATCAGTGGCTATTAATAAGGGTGTGACACTGCTAATGACATCCATTGCTCCCATGTTGAACCCATTCATTTACACTCTGAGAAACAAACAAGTGCGACAAGCTTTCAGTGACTCATTCAGAAGAATTGCATTGCCCTCAAAGAAGTAA
- the LOC103292530 gene encoding olfactory receptor 6C2-like: MKNHTITTFILLGLTDDPQLQVPIFTFLFLTYMLSITGNLTIVSLTLVDSHLKTPMYFFLQNFALLEISFTSACIPRYLYNIATGDRSITYNACVVQLFFTDVFGVTEFFLLAVMSYDRYVAICKPLHYVTIMSSRVCKSLVLCCWMAGLLIILPPFTLFLNLKFCDSNAIDYFVCDVSPLLKISSSDTWLIEQLVIVCAVLTFILTLVCVVLSYIYIIKTILRLPSAQQRNRAFSTCSSHMIVVSLTYGSCIFIYIKPSAKESVTINKGVTVLMTSIAPMLNPFIYTLRNKQVRQAFSDSFKNIALVSNK; encoded by the coding sequence ATGAAAAACCACACAATAACAACTTTCATCCTCTTGGGACTGACAGATGACCCTCAACTTCAGGTTccaatttttacttttctatttctcaCTTACATGTTGAGTATAACTGGGAATCTGACCATCGTATCCCTCACTTTAGTGGACTCCCACCTTAAAACACCCATGTACTTTTTCCTACAGAATTTTGCCTTGTTAGAAATCTCATTTACATCTGCTTGCATCCCTAGATATTTGTACAACATAGCAACAGGTGACAGATCAATTACATATAATGCTTGTGTTGTTCAATTGTTTTTTACTGATGTCTTTGGAGTAACTGAATTTTTCCTGTTAGCTGTGATGTCCTATGaccgctatgtggccatctgcaAACCCTTGCATTATGTAACCATCATGAGCAGCAGAGTCTGCAAGAGCCTTGTCCTCTGTTGTTGGATGGCTGGCTTATTGATCATACTCCCACCATTTACTTTGTTCCTAAATTTGAAATTCTGTGATTCAAATGCCATTGATTATTTTGTCTGTGATGTATCTCCTTTGCTGAAGATTTCATCCTCAGACACATGGCTCATCGAGCAGCTGGTTATTGTCTGTGCTGTGCTGACCTTCATCCTGAcccttgtgtgtgttgttttgtccTACATTTACATCATTAAGACCATTCTAAGATTGCCCTCTGCCCAACAAAGGAATAGGGCCTTTTCCACCTGTTCTTCCCATATGATTGTGGTTTCACTCACTTACGGAAGCTGTATTTTCATCTATATCAAACCTTCAGCCAAGGAATCAGTGACTATTAATAAGGGTGTGACAGTGCTAATGACATCCATCGCTCCCATGTTGAACCCATTCATTTACACTCTGAGAAACAAACAAGTGAGACAAGCTTTCAGTGACTCATTCAAAAATATTGCATTGGTCTCAAACAAGTAA
- the LOC129149638 gene encoding olfactory receptor 6C2-like yields MGNGTVTFILLGLTNDLQLQTLIFVFFFLTYMLSITGNLIIISLILLDSHLKTAMYYFLQNFSFLEISFTSACIPRYLYNIATGDKLITYNACVSQVFFTDLFGVTEFFLLAAMSYDRYVAICKPLHYVTIMSSTACRRLVFCCWVAGLFIIIPPLSLGLNLEFCDSNVIDHFICDAAPLLKISCSNTWFMEQTVMICAVLTLLMTLMCVVLSYIYIIKTILRFPSVQQRKKAFSICLSHMIVVSITYGSCIFIYIKPSAKESVAINKGVTVLTTSIAPLLNPFIYTLRNKQVKQAFNNSVKRIVMFSKK; encoded by the coding sequence ATGGGAAATGGTACCGTAACATTCATTCTGCTGGGCCTGACAAATGACCTTCAGCTGCAGActctgatttttgtctttttctttctcacctaCATGCTGAGCATAACTGGGAACCTGATTATCATCTCCCTCATCTTACTGGATTCTCATCTTAAGACAGCCATGTATTATTTCCTACAAAATTTCTCCTTCTTGGAGATCTCATTCACATCTGCTTGCATTCCCAGATACTTGTATAACATAGCAACAGGTGACAAGCTCATTACCTACAATGCCTGTGTCAGCCAAGTATTTTTTACTGACCTCTTTGGTGTAACTGAATTTTTCCTCCTGGCGGCCATGTCCTATGACCGCTacgtggccatctgcaagcccctGCATTATGTGACCATCATGAGCAGCACAGCCTGCAGAAGACTTGTCTTCTGTTGTTGGGTAGCTGGTCTATTCATTATAATCCCCCCACTTAGTCTAGGCCTAAACCTGGAATTCTGCGATTCTAATGTCATTGATCATTTTATCTGTGATGCAGCTCCCCTCCTGAAAATTTCTTGTTCAAATACTTGgttcatggaacagactgttatGATTTGTGCTGTGCTGACCCTTCTTATGACACTCATGTGTGTAGTACTGTCCTACATTTATATCATCAAGACAATTTTGAGATTCCCTTCTGTTCAGCAAAGGAAAAAGGCCTTTTCCATCTGTCTTTCCCACATGATTGTGGTCTCCATCACCTATGGCAGCTGCATCTTCATCTATATCAAACCATCAGCGAAGGAATCAGTGGCTATTAACAAGGGTGTGACAGTACTCACTACATCCATTGCTCCACTGCTCAATCCTTTCATTTACACCTTGAGAAACAAGCAAGTAAAACAAGCCTTCAATAACTCAGTCAAAAGAATTGTGATGTTTTCTAAGAAATAA